CGATGGCCGCGCGGGTGGACTCGGCGGCCGCCCAGGAGACGAAGACGTCGGACGCGAGCTCGTCGGCGCGCTCGGGGGACCAGGTGAAGAAGAAGGACTCGTCCGCGGGCGCGTTCTCCGTCACGACCTCGGCCTGCTCCATCCCGAGCAGCTCGAGGAACCGGGGGCGGTTGTCCACGTCGGTGTAGATGCTGATCTGGTCCGCCGCGGCGGGGTCGATCGTGCCGTAGATGAAGCTGGCACCCTTCAGGTCGGCGTGCCGCTCGCCGGCGTCGGCGATCTGCCGCTCGAGGTCCGCGACGAGTTCCTGAGCCTCCTGCCCCTTGCCGAGCGCCGTGCCGATCATGCGCGTGGAGTCCTGCCACGAGGTGCCGAATGCGGGGACGTCCTTCGGGTGGGCCACGACGGGGGCGATCTTGGAGAGGCGTTCGTAGTCCTCCTTCGTCAGCCCGGAGTAGGCCGCCAGGATCACGTCCGGCTGCACGGCGGCGACGGCCTCGGCGTCGATGCCGTCGGCCTCGGACCACTGCACGGGCATCTCGCCGCCGAGCTCCTCCAGCTTCGCGTCGAACCAGTCCGTGGACTGCTGCGCGTTGCCGCCGAACTCCACGGCGGCCATGCCCACCGGGACCACGCCGAGGGCCAGGACGACGTCCTGGTTCACCCAGGAGACGGTGGCCACGCGCTCGGGCCGGGCCGGGATCTCCGTGGTGCCGTAGACGTGTTCGATGCTGACGGGGAAGGGGGCGGCGGAGGTCTCCGACGAGGAGCCGGACGCGGCCGCGGAGCCCGCGGCGGCGGAGGACGAGCCGGCCACGCTCGACGACGAGCCCGTGGGTCCGGTGGTGCAGGCGGAGAGCAGCAGGGCCAGCCCGGATCCCCCGGCGGCGAGCAGGGAGCGGCGGGTCAGGGGGGAAGTCATGGGGGCCTCTCGGTGGTGGCCCGCCCCGTCGGGGCGGATTAGGCGACGCGGTCGTGCGCTAATCCAGGAGGTTAGCCCACCCTAAGTAGACGGGCAAGACGGACGCCCGGCGCCCGGATCCGACGCCGGGCCCGCCCCCCCCGGTGCGGCCCGGCGCGCCCGTACGATGGGCGGGTGACCGAGAACCCCTCCTCCTCGCTGCCGCGTCCCGCCTCCGCCTCCCCGTCCGTCGACGCCGACCACGGCGCGCGCGTGGCCTCGATGTTCGACGGCATCGCCGGTCGCTACGACCTGATGAACGCCGTCATGACATGGGGCCAGGAGCCGCGCCTGGTGCGCCGCACCGTGGAGCGGGCCAACATCCCCGCGGGCGCGGGCGCGCGCGTGCTCGACCTCGCCACGGGCACGGGGGACGTGGCCCTGGAGATCCTGCGCCAGCACCCGGACGCGCAGGTGGTGGGAGCGGACTTCGCCCCCGAGATGATGGAGGTCGGCAAGGGGCGCGAGGGCGGAGACCGCGTCGAGTGGGTCGAGGCGGATGCCATGGACCTGCCGTTCGCGGACGGGGAGTTCGACTCGATCACCCACGGCTACCTGCTGCGCAATGTCGCGGACATCCCCGCCACGCTCGCCGAGCAGTTCCGCGTGCTGCGCCCCGGCGGCTGGGTGGCCGCGCTGGAGACCTCCCCGGCGCCGGAGAACATCGTCAAGCCGTTCTCCAGCTTCTACATCCATCGGGTCATGCCGCGCCTGGCGCGCCTGATCGCGGACCGGCCCGAGGCGTACGAGTACCTCTCCTCCTCCACGCAGGCGTTCCGCACCCCCGAGGAGGTCGCGGACCTGTTCGCCGACGCCGGGTTCGTGAACGTGGGGCATGAGCTGTTCATGTTCGGCACCCTCGCGGTCCACTGGGCCATGAAGCCCGTCGTGTGATCCGTCCCACTGAGGCGGCCCTGGCTGGAATGGGGACCTCTGCGACGTAGGATAACGATCAAGTAACGCTTCGAGGCCTCCCCATGAACGGGGTCCCGGAGTGGAGCTGGACGGTGCGGGGGACGGTCCCATCCCCTCCGGAGCCCGGATCGTCCTCGCACCCGCGGGGCACATCCCCCGCCGCCTGCGGCCCTCGGCCCTCGGCGATGACGCTCCGGCAGGGTGCCGACCCCCGTCAGCGACCACGAAGGGACTCGCTCGCGTGAGCACTTCCCAGCACACCGTCTCTCCCGCCTCGATGTCCGAGCTGCGGCAGGTCCTCCCCGACCTGGCCCACCCGGACGGCTCCCCGGTCCGCGCCCTCGTGGTGGACGCCGAGCCCCTCGTGGCGGACCTGCTCTCCATGGGCTTCTCCCTCTGCGGCTGGGAGACCCAGGTGGCCCGCGACGGCGCGACGGGCGTCCAGGAGGGCACCCGGCGCCGCCCGGACCTCGTCATCCTCGACACGCAGCTGCCGGACATGGGCGGCCTCCAGGTCCTCGCGCGTCTGCGCGCGCACTGGGCCGACCTGCCGGTGCTGGTGCTCACCGCCCGGGCCGAGTCCGAGGACCGCATCGCGGCCCTGTCCGCCGGCGCGGACGACGTCGTCGCCAAGCCGTTCGCGGTGGAGGAGGTCCTCCTTCGCGCGCACCGGATCGTGCAGCGCTCCGGCCTGGCCGCGGCCTCCGGCGAGGAGCTCGTGGTGGGCGACCTCATCATGAACACCCGCACCCACGAGGTGACCCGTGGCGGCGACCGGATCGAGCTCACCGCCACGCAGTTCAACCTGCTGAAGTTCCTCATGGCCAACGTGCGCACGGTGCTCTCCAAGGAGCGCATCCTGCAGAACGTGTGGGGCTACGACTTCGGCGGCCGCGCGAACATCGTGGAGCTCTACATCTCCTACCTGCGCAAGCGGATCGACGCCGGCCGCGAGCCCATGATCCACACGGTGCGCGGGGCCGGCTACGTGATCCGCCCGGTCGAGTCCTGACCCGTCTCCCCGCCGGTGGGCGGCGATCATGACGCATCATCTGACAACGCGGATCCGACAGGGGCTCTCCTTCGGCAGGCGAGGTGCGTCACGTGACCGCCTGTAGCTCGTCGAGCAACGCCCCGGGCGCACCCCGGGGTGCATCACCGAGAGTCGGACGCCGCGACGTCCGCGAAAGGAGCACCATGCAGTTCCGTAAGACCGCCACCGCCCTGACCCTGAGCGCGGCCGTGCTGATGGGTGCCGGCGTCCCCGCCGCCACCGCGTCCACCTCCGCCACCCCCACCGCCACCGCGTCCACCACCGCGCCGGCCTCCTCCTCGGCCCCCGCCGAGAAGCAGGAGACCCGCGACGAGGACAACGGCGACT
This Micrococcus flavus DNA region includes the following protein-coding sequences:
- a CDS encoding iron-siderophore ABC transporter substrate-binding protein, yielding MTSPLTRRSLLAAGGSGLALLLSACTTGPTGSSSSVAGSSSAAAGSAAASGSSSETSAAPFPVSIEHVYGTTEIPARPERVATVSWVNQDVVLALGVVPVGMAAVEFGGNAQQSTDWFDAKLEELGGEMPVQWSEADGIDAEAVAAVQPDVILAAYSGLTKEDYERLSKIAPVVAHPKDVPAFGTSWQDSTRMIGTALGKGQEAQELVADLERQIADAGERHADLKGASFIYGTIDPAAADQISIYTDVDNRPRFLELLGMEQAEVVTENAPADESFFFTWSPERADELASDVFVSWAAAESTRAAIESDPLLRTIPAVEKGGLVLQVDEQEVLSVSALSPLSIPFALKRVVPPIAEAAATARG
- a CDS encoding ubiquinone/menaquinone biosynthesis methyltransferase; the protein is MTENPSSSLPRPASASPSVDADHGARVASMFDGIAGRYDLMNAVMTWGQEPRLVRRTVERANIPAGAGARVLDLATGTGDVALEILRQHPDAQVVGADFAPEMMEVGKGREGGDRVEWVEADAMDLPFADGEFDSITHGYLLRNVADIPATLAEQFRVLRPGGWVAALETSPAPENIVKPFSSFYIHRVMPRLARLIADRPEAYEYLSSSTQAFRTPEEVADLFADAGFVNVGHELFMFGTLAVHWAMKPVV
- a CDS encoding response regulator transcription factor; its protein translation is MSELRQVLPDLAHPDGSPVRALVVDAEPLVADLLSMGFSLCGWETQVARDGATGVQEGTRRRPDLVILDTQLPDMGGLQVLARLRAHWADLPVLVLTARAESEDRIAALSAGADDVVAKPFAVEEVLLRAHRIVQRSGLAAASGEELVVGDLIMNTRTHEVTRGGDRIELTATQFNLLKFLMANVRTVLSKERILQNVWGYDFGGRANIVELYISYLRKRIDAGREPMIHTVRGAGYVIRPVES